The Ralstonia pickettii DTP0602 genome segment ATTCGCAGGTCGTCATCCGGGTGTACGCGTCCGCGTGATTGATGAAAGTGCAAACGCCGCACTGGCCAGCGTCCTGTCCGGAGAATCGGATTTTGGCCTCAACTTCATGGGCGCCCAGGAACCCAATATCGAATTCCTCACGGTCCGTACTGAGCCTTATTTGCTGGCGTTGCGACGTGACCACGCCTGGGCCGGACGCAAGTCTGTCGCATGGGAGGAGTTGGCCGGGCAGCGGATGGCCGGCGTCTCGAAGCAAAGCGGCAATCGCGCCCTGATTGAAAATGCCATCGCGCATCTTGAACGGCGTCCGACCATTTTTTACGAGGCCAACCACGTGGTCGGCGTATTGGCACTGGTTGAAGCCGGCCTCGGCATGGCAGTGCTGCCGGGCCTGGCGTTGCCGCCGGATCATCCGAGATTGTGCGCCATCCCGCTGGTTGAACCGACCGTGGACCGGGTGCTGGCGTTGATACGCCGTCGCGACCGGGCGCTGCAGCCTGCGGCTAAGGCGCTGTTTGAAATCCTTGCCACTGAAATGCCCGAGGCGTGACTGGTGGAAGCACCGCGCACTTGCAAAATCTGTCGCGCCCTGTAGAATGCGGCGCTCACCTTGCCCAGGTGGCGGAATTGGTAGACGCACTAGGTTCAGGTCCTAGCGGTGGCAACACTGTGGAGGTTCGAGTCCTCTCCTGGGCACCAAGGTTTTTGAAGCGAGAAGCCCGCACGGAAGTGCGGGCTTTTTGTTTTGCACCATCGGACTCTTAATCCGCAGGGCAAAGCTCGGACGTTGCCTGGTCCAACTGCGATTTGACCATCAACAGCAGGCAATGGACGTCATGGGTCGGCTCCGACCGTTCGCTCTCTTTTTCCAACAACGACAAAATAGCGCTCAACCCGGCGCTGACTCGCTCCAGGGATTCCACCGTTCCGGCCGGGACGATATTCAGGACGTCTGTGGTGTCATAGCTGCGCGTTTGCATAGCGTTTTTGCTCCGACTAGAGAAAACCCGCTAGCCCAATCGAAATCGAAGGGTGGCGGGCCTGACGACGGGGGTGACAATACCGGTGCAATAGCGGAGGAAACCGGCCAGCCATGCGGCTGCCCCGCCCGGCCCGCCGTGGAAACAGCTTGCTCGTGCGATTTTTTTTGCCTGATCCGCTACTGCGCTTGCGAGTTGTCACACCCGCTCACCGAGCCCCTCGGTGAGGCATGCAGTCTCTCGCTCCGGCAACGCAGCGTCGATAAGACCCTTCGCATTCGCCTCCCTCCGCCCTCATCGCCTACAGTAGTTCTATCCATGGGCGCGGCCGCGCCGCCTGTCGGGAGAACTGCCGTGGGCAAACTGCAAGAGCGTCGCCGATTCCTGCAAGCCGCGCTGGGCGGCCTGCTCTTCCCTGCCCTGCCCGCCTGCGGCGGCGATGACGCTGCGCCCACCCATCCGCCCGATGCCATACCCGAATCCCAGATCACCGGGGCCATCGCCGAGCTCGACACGCTGGCCGCCAAACTGATGGCAAGCTCCAGCTTGCCCGGCATGGCCGTGGCCGTGGTACGCGGCGATCAAACCGTTTATGCCAAAGGCTTCGGCCGCCGGCTGGTCACCGA includes the following:
- a CDS encoding LysR family transcriptional regulator, whose product is MISCMSRINFALEDLQAFVATAEMGSFRIAAETLHISQPALSRRIDKLEKTLGSRLLERTTRRVEPTHIGRQFLEEARAALDILDGAVFRLGDEAALRRGLVTVAAIPSAAVHLLPDAISVFAGRHPGVRVRVIDESANAALASVLSGESDFGLNFMGAQEPNIEFLTVRTEPYLLALRRDHAWAGRKSVAWEELAGQRMAGVSKQSGNRALIENAIAHLERRPTIFYEANHVVGVLALVEAGLGMAVLPGLALPPDHPRLCAIPLVEPTVDRVLALIRRRDRALQPAAKALFEILATEMPEA